From the Primulina tabacum isolate GXHZ01 chromosome 15, ASM2559414v2, whole genome shotgun sequence genome, one window contains:
- the LOC142525776 gene encoding protein TOPLESS-RELATED PROTEIN 2-like isoform X2 has translation MSSLSRELVFLILQFLDEEKFKKTVHKLEQESGFFFNMKYFEDQVQAGEWEEVEKYLSGFTKVEDNRYSMKIFFEIRKQKYLEALDRLDRAKAVEILVRDLKVFASFNEDLFKEITQLLTLDNFRQNEQLSKYGDTKSARNIMLVELKKLIEANPLFRDKLAFPAFKASRLRTLINQSLNWQHQLCKNPRPNPDIKTLFTDHTCASSNGTRGPPPANNPLTGPVPKPGVFPPLGGHGPFQPVVSPSPSAIAGWMSSANLSIPHAAVAGAPPAAFLKHPRAPPGGPGMDYLTADSEHLIKRFRSGQPDEVSFSGSSHPSNIYSPDDLPKTVIRNLNQGSNVMSMDFHPQQQTVLLVGTNVGDISIWEVGSRERLALKTFKVWDISSCSMPFQTTLVKDATISVNRCVWGPDGSILGVAFSKHIVQIYTYNPAGELRQHLEIDAHIGGVNDIAFAHPNKQLCIVTCGDDKTIKVWDAVAGRRQYTFEGHEAPVYSVCPHYKENIQFIFSTAIDGKIKAWLYDSLGSRVDYDAPGLWCTTMAYSADGTRLFSCGTSKDGESHLVEWNESEGAIKRTYSGFRKRSLGVVQFDTTRNRFLAAGDEFQIKFWDMDNTNTLTYTDGDGGLPASPRLRFNREGSLLAVTTSDNGIKVLANGDGQRMLRMLETRVFDGARGFSEAGNVKPAIAGSLGPIPNVSASVSPIFERTDRTQQSMSLGNMATVECSRVADVKPRILDTGDKVKSWKFPDTADSSQLKTLKLPDPLTASKVVRLLYTNSGLAVLALATNAVHKLWKWPRNERNPSGKSSASSVPQLWQPTNGALMSNDTNDVKTTEDPVSCIALSKNDSYVMSASGGKVSLFNMMTFKVMTTFMPPPPAATYLAFHPQDNNIIAIGMEDSTIQIYNVRVDEVKTKLKGHQKRISGLAFSQSFNILVSSGADAQLCVWSMDGWEKKKSRPVQAPPGHPSPLVGDTRVQFHNNQSHLLVVHESQISIYDAQLECSRSWYPRDTLSAAISSAIYSCDGMMIITGFCDGAVGLFDADSLSLRCRIAPTAYLSSSVSSNITFPVVIAAHPSDPNQFALGMSDGAVHVIEPSDAETKWGGSTPQDNGVLPSIPSSSALNSQPSETPSR, from the exons ATGTCGTCCTTGAGTCGAGAACTGGTTTTCTTAATACTGCAGTTCTTGGATGAagagaagttcaagaagacagTGCACAA GTTGGAGCAAGAATCTGGTTTTTTCTTCAATATGAAGTATTTTGAGGACCAAGTTCAAGCAGGTGAATGGGAAGAAGTTGAGAAATATTTAAGTGGATTCACGAAAGTTGAGGATAATCGTTATTCAATGAAAATTTTCTTTGAAATTAGAAAGCAGAAGTATCTCGAAGCtcttgatag ACTAGACCGAGCAAAAGCTGTTGAGATTCTTGTGAGGGATCTAAAGGTCTTTGCATCATTCAACGAAGATCTTTTTAAAGAGATCACCCAGTTATTGACCCTTGACAATTTTAG gcAGAATGAGCAGCTCTCCAAATATGGGGATACAAAATCTGCGAGAAATATCATGCTGGTTGAACTGAAAAAGCTTATAGAGGCTAACCCATTGTTTCGGGACAAACTTGCATTTCCTGCCTTTAAGGCTTCAAGATTAAGAACACTGATAAACCAAAG TTTAAACTGGCAGCATCAGCTTTGCAAGAATCCACGTCCAAATCCGGATATTAAAACACTCTTTACAGATCATACTTGTGCTTCAAGTAATGGCACACGTGGCCCCCCTCCTGCTAACAACCCTCTCACTGGACCAGTTCCTAAACCTGGTGTTTTTCCACCTCTTGGAGGCCATGGT CCTTTCCAGCCAGTTGTTTCTCCTTCCCCAAGTGCTATTGCGGGCTGGATGTCAAGTGCTAACCTGTCCATTCCTCACGCTGCTGTTGCAGGAGCTCCTCCTG CCGCATTTTTGAAACATCCGAGGGCTCCTCCAGGTGGTCCTGGAATGGATTATCTGACCGCTGACTCTGAGCATTTGATCAAACGCTTTCGGTCTGGGCAACCTGATGAG GTTTCCTTTTCTGGATCTTCTCATCCTTCGAACATATATTCACCGGATGACCTTCCCAAAACTGTTATACGGAACCTTAACCAAGGATCTAATGTCATGAGCATGGACTTCCATCCACAACAGCAGACTGTTCTTCTAG TTGGAACAAATGTTGGTGATATTAGCATATGGGAAGTTGGGTCCCGAGAAAGGCTAGCACTCAAAACTTTTAAGGTTTGGGACATATCATCTTGTTCAATGCCATTCCAA ACAACTTTGGTTAAAGATGCTACCATATCAGTAAATAGGTGTGTATGGGGCCCAGATGGATCTATACTAG GTGTTGCTTTCTCCAAACACATTGTTCAGATATATACTTATAATCCAGCTGGAGAGTTGAGACAACACTTGGAA ATTGATGCTCATATTGGTGGTGTTAATGATATTGCCTTTGCACATCCCAATAAGCAGCTGTGCATAGTTACATGTGGGGATGACAAGACGATAAAG GTGTGGGATGCTGTTGCTGGTCGCAGGCAATATACGTTTGAAGGCCATGAAGCTCCCGTATATTCTGTCTGTCCTCACTATAAAGAGAATATTCAG TTTATATTTTCTACTGCTATTGATGGGAAAATAAAGGCATGGCTTTATGATTCCTTGGGATCAAGAGTAGATTACGATGCCCCTGGACTTTGGTGCACAACAATGGCATACAGCGCTGATGGAACCAG ACTCTTCTCTTGTGGAACAAGCAAAGATGGTGAATCTCACCTTGTTGAGTGGAATGAGAGTGAAGGAGCTATCAAGAGGACATACTCTGGTTTTCGGAAGCGTTCTTTGGGTGTAGTGCAGTTTGACACAACAAGGAACCGTTTTTTAGCTGCTGGTGATGAATTTCAGATAAAATTTTGGGACATGGACAATACCAACACGCTTACTTATACAGATGGCGATGGTGGACTGCCT GCAAGCCCTAGGTTAAGATTTAACAGAGAAGGCTCATTGCTGGCAGTTACAACAAGTGACAATGGAATTAAGGTTTTGGCAAATGGTGATGGGCAACGCATGTTGAGAATGCTTGAAACCAGAGTGTTTGATGGGGCTCGTGGTTTTTCAGAAGCAGGGAATGTgaaa CCAGCAATTGCTGGTTCATTAGGTCCCATTCCTAATGTTTCTGCTTCAGTATCGCCCATCTTCGAACGTACTGATAGAACTCAACAATCAATGTCCCTTGGCAATATG GCCACTGTAGAATGTAGTAGGGTGGCTGACGTAAAACCACGGATTCTTGATACCGGTGACAAAGTTAAAAGCTGGAAGTTCCCAGACACAGCTGATTCATCTCAGCTCAAGACTTTGAAGCTTCCTGATCCACTGACAGCTAGCAAG GTTGTGCGGTTGCTGTACACTAATTCTGGTCTAGCTGTGCTTGCGTTGGCTACCAATGCTGTTCATAAGTTGTGGAAGTGGCCCCGCAATGAACGGAACCCATCTGGAAAG TCTTCTGCCTCCAGTGTGCCACAACTGTGGCAGCCTACTAATGGGGCTCTCATGTCTAATGATACGAATGATGTCAAAACTACAGAAGACCCGGTTTCCTGTATTGCCTTGTCAAAAAATGATTCTTATGTAATGTCGGCTTCAGGGGGGAAAGTCTCCTTGTTCAACATGATGACCTTTAAG GTCATGACGACATTCATGCCACCGCCTCCTGCAGCAACTTATCTTGCATTTCATCCTCAGGACAACAACATAATTGCTATTGGGATGGAAGACTCTACCATACAGATATACAATGTCCGGGTTGACGAG GTCAAAACCAAGCTGAAGGGTCACCAAAAACGAATTTCAGGGCTCGCATTTTCACAGAGTTTTAACATATTGGTATCATCTGGAGCTGATGCGCAG TTGTGTGTCTGGAGCATGGATGGGTGGGAGAAGAAGAAATCACGGCCTGTACAGGCGCCTCCTGGGCATCCCTCTCCTCTTGTAGGAGATACGAGAGTTCAGTTCCATAATAATCAATCTCATCTTCTTGTTGTCCATGAAAGCCAAATTTCAATTTATGATGCTCAACTGGAATGTTCAAGATCG TGGTACCCGAGGGACACACTTTCTGCTGCTATCTCCAGTGCCATATATTCGTGCGACGGCATGATGATTATTACTGGATTTTGTGATGGTGCTGTTGGACTCTTTGATGCTGACAGTTTAAGCCTTCGATGCCGGATAGCACCAACTGCTTACCTATCTTCATCAGTTTCCAG CAACATTACCTTCCCAGTGGTTATAGCAGCTCATCCATCAGATCCAAATCAGTTTGCACTGGGCATGAGCGATGGTGCAGTTCATGTCATCGAGCCTTCAGATGCAGAGACTAAGTGGGGTGGATCGACCCCTCAAGATAACGGGGTCTTACCTTCTATTCCTTCTAGTTCTGCTTTAAATAGTCAGCCATCTGAAACCCCGTCTAGGTGA
- the LOC142525776 gene encoding protein TOPLESS-RELATED PROTEIN 2-like isoform X1, translating into MSSLSRELVFLILQFLDEEKFKKTVHKLEQESGFFFNMKYFEDQVQAGEWEEVEKYLSGFTKVEDNRYSMKIFFEIRKQKYLEALDRLDRAKAVEILVRDLKVFASFNEDLFKEITQLLTLDNFRQNEQLSKYGDTKSARNIMLVELKKLIEANPLFRDKLAFPAFKASRLRTLINQSLNWQHQLCKNPRPNPDIKTLFTDHTCASSNGTRGPPPANNPLTGPVPKPGVFPPLGGHGPFQPVVSPSPSAIAGWMSSANLSIPHAAVAGAPPGLVQAPNSAAFLKHPRAPPGGPGMDYLTADSEHLIKRFRSGQPDEVSFSGSSHPSNIYSPDDLPKTVIRNLNQGSNVMSMDFHPQQQTVLLVGTNVGDISIWEVGSRERLALKTFKVWDISSCSMPFQTTLVKDATISVNRCVWGPDGSILGVAFSKHIVQIYTYNPAGELRQHLEIDAHIGGVNDIAFAHPNKQLCIVTCGDDKTIKVWDAVAGRRQYTFEGHEAPVYSVCPHYKENIQFIFSTAIDGKIKAWLYDSLGSRVDYDAPGLWCTTMAYSADGTRLFSCGTSKDGESHLVEWNESEGAIKRTYSGFRKRSLGVVQFDTTRNRFLAAGDEFQIKFWDMDNTNTLTYTDGDGGLPASPRLRFNREGSLLAVTTSDNGIKVLANGDGQRMLRMLETRVFDGARGFSEAGNVKPAIAGSLGPIPNVSASVSPIFERTDRTQQSMSLGNMATVECSRVADVKPRILDTGDKVKSWKFPDTADSSQLKTLKLPDPLTASKVVRLLYTNSGLAVLALATNAVHKLWKWPRNERNPSGKSSASSVPQLWQPTNGALMSNDTNDVKTTEDPVSCIALSKNDSYVMSASGGKVSLFNMMTFKVMTTFMPPPPAATYLAFHPQDNNIIAIGMEDSTIQIYNVRVDEVKTKLKGHQKRISGLAFSQSFNILVSSGADAQLCVWSMDGWEKKKSRPVQAPPGHPSPLVGDTRVQFHNNQSHLLVVHESQISIYDAQLECSRSWYPRDTLSAAISSAIYSCDGMMIITGFCDGAVGLFDADSLSLRCRIAPTAYLSSSVSSNITFPVVIAAHPSDPNQFALGMSDGAVHVIEPSDAETKWGGSTPQDNGVLPSIPSSSALNSQPSETPSR; encoded by the exons ATGTCGTCCTTGAGTCGAGAACTGGTTTTCTTAATACTGCAGTTCTTGGATGAagagaagttcaagaagacagTGCACAA GTTGGAGCAAGAATCTGGTTTTTTCTTCAATATGAAGTATTTTGAGGACCAAGTTCAAGCAGGTGAATGGGAAGAAGTTGAGAAATATTTAAGTGGATTCACGAAAGTTGAGGATAATCGTTATTCAATGAAAATTTTCTTTGAAATTAGAAAGCAGAAGTATCTCGAAGCtcttgatag ACTAGACCGAGCAAAAGCTGTTGAGATTCTTGTGAGGGATCTAAAGGTCTTTGCATCATTCAACGAAGATCTTTTTAAAGAGATCACCCAGTTATTGACCCTTGACAATTTTAG gcAGAATGAGCAGCTCTCCAAATATGGGGATACAAAATCTGCGAGAAATATCATGCTGGTTGAACTGAAAAAGCTTATAGAGGCTAACCCATTGTTTCGGGACAAACTTGCATTTCCTGCCTTTAAGGCTTCAAGATTAAGAACACTGATAAACCAAAG TTTAAACTGGCAGCATCAGCTTTGCAAGAATCCACGTCCAAATCCGGATATTAAAACACTCTTTACAGATCATACTTGTGCTTCAAGTAATGGCACACGTGGCCCCCCTCCTGCTAACAACCCTCTCACTGGACCAGTTCCTAAACCTGGTGTTTTTCCACCTCTTGGAGGCCATGGT CCTTTCCAGCCAGTTGTTTCTCCTTCCCCAAGTGCTATTGCGGGCTGGATGTCAAGTGCTAACCTGTCCATTCCTCACGCTGCTGTTGCAGGAGCTCCTCCTGGTCTTGTTCAAGCACCTAATTCTG CCGCATTTTTGAAACATCCGAGGGCTCCTCCAGGTGGTCCTGGAATGGATTATCTGACCGCTGACTCTGAGCATTTGATCAAACGCTTTCGGTCTGGGCAACCTGATGAG GTTTCCTTTTCTGGATCTTCTCATCCTTCGAACATATATTCACCGGATGACCTTCCCAAAACTGTTATACGGAACCTTAACCAAGGATCTAATGTCATGAGCATGGACTTCCATCCACAACAGCAGACTGTTCTTCTAG TTGGAACAAATGTTGGTGATATTAGCATATGGGAAGTTGGGTCCCGAGAAAGGCTAGCACTCAAAACTTTTAAGGTTTGGGACATATCATCTTGTTCAATGCCATTCCAA ACAACTTTGGTTAAAGATGCTACCATATCAGTAAATAGGTGTGTATGGGGCCCAGATGGATCTATACTAG GTGTTGCTTTCTCCAAACACATTGTTCAGATATATACTTATAATCCAGCTGGAGAGTTGAGACAACACTTGGAA ATTGATGCTCATATTGGTGGTGTTAATGATATTGCCTTTGCACATCCCAATAAGCAGCTGTGCATAGTTACATGTGGGGATGACAAGACGATAAAG GTGTGGGATGCTGTTGCTGGTCGCAGGCAATATACGTTTGAAGGCCATGAAGCTCCCGTATATTCTGTCTGTCCTCACTATAAAGAGAATATTCAG TTTATATTTTCTACTGCTATTGATGGGAAAATAAAGGCATGGCTTTATGATTCCTTGGGATCAAGAGTAGATTACGATGCCCCTGGACTTTGGTGCACAACAATGGCATACAGCGCTGATGGAACCAG ACTCTTCTCTTGTGGAACAAGCAAAGATGGTGAATCTCACCTTGTTGAGTGGAATGAGAGTGAAGGAGCTATCAAGAGGACATACTCTGGTTTTCGGAAGCGTTCTTTGGGTGTAGTGCAGTTTGACACAACAAGGAACCGTTTTTTAGCTGCTGGTGATGAATTTCAGATAAAATTTTGGGACATGGACAATACCAACACGCTTACTTATACAGATGGCGATGGTGGACTGCCT GCAAGCCCTAGGTTAAGATTTAACAGAGAAGGCTCATTGCTGGCAGTTACAACAAGTGACAATGGAATTAAGGTTTTGGCAAATGGTGATGGGCAACGCATGTTGAGAATGCTTGAAACCAGAGTGTTTGATGGGGCTCGTGGTTTTTCAGAAGCAGGGAATGTgaaa CCAGCAATTGCTGGTTCATTAGGTCCCATTCCTAATGTTTCTGCTTCAGTATCGCCCATCTTCGAACGTACTGATAGAACTCAACAATCAATGTCCCTTGGCAATATG GCCACTGTAGAATGTAGTAGGGTGGCTGACGTAAAACCACGGATTCTTGATACCGGTGACAAAGTTAAAAGCTGGAAGTTCCCAGACACAGCTGATTCATCTCAGCTCAAGACTTTGAAGCTTCCTGATCCACTGACAGCTAGCAAG GTTGTGCGGTTGCTGTACACTAATTCTGGTCTAGCTGTGCTTGCGTTGGCTACCAATGCTGTTCATAAGTTGTGGAAGTGGCCCCGCAATGAACGGAACCCATCTGGAAAG TCTTCTGCCTCCAGTGTGCCACAACTGTGGCAGCCTACTAATGGGGCTCTCATGTCTAATGATACGAATGATGTCAAAACTACAGAAGACCCGGTTTCCTGTATTGCCTTGTCAAAAAATGATTCTTATGTAATGTCGGCTTCAGGGGGGAAAGTCTCCTTGTTCAACATGATGACCTTTAAG GTCATGACGACATTCATGCCACCGCCTCCTGCAGCAACTTATCTTGCATTTCATCCTCAGGACAACAACATAATTGCTATTGGGATGGAAGACTCTACCATACAGATATACAATGTCCGGGTTGACGAG GTCAAAACCAAGCTGAAGGGTCACCAAAAACGAATTTCAGGGCTCGCATTTTCACAGAGTTTTAACATATTGGTATCATCTGGAGCTGATGCGCAG TTGTGTGTCTGGAGCATGGATGGGTGGGAGAAGAAGAAATCACGGCCTGTACAGGCGCCTCCTGGGCATCCCTCTCCTCTTGTAGGAGATACGAGAGTTCAGTTCCATAATAATCAATCTCATCTTCTTGTTGTCCATGAAAGCCAAATTTCAATTTATGATGCTCAACTGGAATGTTCAAGATCG TGGTACCCGAGGGACACACTTTCTGCTGCTATCTCCAGTGCCATATATTCGTGCGACGGCATGATGATTATTACTGGATTTTGTGATGGTGCTGTTGGACTCTTTGATGCTGACAGTTTAAGCCTTCGATGCCGGATAGCACCAACTGCTTACCTATCTTCATCAGTTTCCAG CAACATTACCTTCCCAGTGGTTATAGCAGCTCATCCATCAGATCCAAATCAGTTTGCACTGGGCATGAGCGATGGTGCAGTTCATGTCATCGAGCCTTCAGATGCAGAGACTAAGTGGGGTGGATCGACCCCTCAAGATAACGGGGTCTTACCTTCTATTCCTTCTAGTTCTGCTTTAAATAGTCAGCCATCTGAAACCCCGTCTAGGTGA
- the LOC142527756 gene encoding uncharacterized protein LOC142527756 isoform X2, whose amino-acid sequence MGSFPGHVLPGTLFLVVGIWHIWCSVVRYVSNPKLFQVRVWNPVPGFEGRFKYLELYIIAVGGFIDLCIEFLYSTHLKIVVNGVLNPSHMNNFEHSGMLLMFFIFAVITLLSEKTSYLPLPEGALCFIASAAFTAEYLLFYFHSTTHKGLEGYYHFILVVLIGLCILSTIAGALLPTSFPVDLCSGIAIALQGLWFYQTAFTLYGSMMPEGCRLRESEIICHSTEHEVRGELLANFQLFVLVFGVLVFVSGACIYNEQRFRHSNLTNAEE is encoded by the exons ATGGGTTCTTTTCCAGGGCATGTTCTTCCTGGGACATTGTTTCTTGTTGTTGGAATTTGGCATATTTGGTGCTCAGTAGTTAGGTATGTGTCGAATCCCAAATTGTTTCAGGTCAGAGTTTGGAACCCTGTTCCTGGTTTTGAGGGGAGGTTCAAGTATTTGGAGCTTTACATTATTGCAGTTGGAGGCTTCATTGATCTATGCATTGAATTTTTGTATTCAACCCATCTCAAGATCGTCGTAAATGGAGTCTTGAATCCTTCTCATATGAACAATTTCGAGCACTCTGGAATGCTACTAATGTTCTTCATCTTTGCTGTCATTACACTGCTCTCAGAGAAAACAAG CTATCTTCCACTTCCAGAAGGTGCGTTATGCTTCATTGCCTCAGCAGCGTTCACTGCAGAATACCTTCTCTTCTACTTCCACTCGACTACGCACAAGGGACTCGAAGGGTATTACCATTTCATCCTTGTCGTCCTTATTGGTCTGTGTATCCTATCCACAATCGCTGGCGCCCTCCTGCCAACCAGTTTTCCAGTGGATTTATGCAGTGGAATTGCCATAGCTCTTCAAGGCCTTTGGTTCTATCAAACGGCATTCACCCTTTACGGCTCGATGATGCCAGAGGGTTGTCGCCTTCGAGAAAGCGAAATAATATGTCATTCGACAGAACACGAAGTTCGCGGTGAGCTACTTGCTAACTTCCAGCTATTCGTGTTGGTCTTTGGAgttcttgtttttgtttcaGGGGCGTGTATCTATAACGAGCAACGATTTCGTCACTCTAATCTCACGAATGCAGAAGAATGA
- the LOC142527756 gene encoding uncharacterized protein LOC142527756 isoform X1 encodes MGSFPGHVLPGTLFLVVGIWHIWCSVVRYVSNPKLFQVRVWNPVPGFEGRFKYLELYIIAVGGFIDLCIEFLYSTHLKIVVNGVLNPSHMNNFEHSGMLLMFFIFAVITLLSEKTRQAGYFFVSYLPLPEGALCFIASAAFTAEYLLFYFHSTTHKGLEGYYHFILVVLIGLCILSTIAGALLPTSFPVDLCSGIAIALQGLWFYQTAFTLYGSMMPEGCRLRESEIICHSTEHEVRGELLANFQLFVLVFGVLVFVSGACIYNEQRFRHSNLTNAEE; translated from the exons ATGGGTTCTTTTCCAGGGCATGTTCTTCCTGGGACATTGTTTCTTGTTGTTGGAATTTGGCATATTTGGTGCTCAGTAGTTAGGTATGTGTCGAATCCCAAATTGTTTCAGGTCAGAGTTTGGAACCCTGTTCCTGGTTTTGAGGGGAGGTTCAAGTATTTGGAGCTTTACATTATTGCAGTTGGAGGCTTCATTGATCTATGCATTGAATTTTTGTATTCAACCCATCTCAAGATCGTCGTAAATGGAGTCTTGAATCCTTCTCATATGAACAATTTCGAGCACTCTGGAATGCTACTAATGTTCTTCATCTTTGCTGTCATTACACTGCTCTCAGAGAAAACAAG GCAGGCTGGTTACTTCTTTGTCAGCTATCTTCCACTTCCAGAAGGTGCGTTATGCTTCATTGCCTCAGCAGCGTTCACTGCAGAATACCTTCTCTTCTACTTCCACTCGACTACGCACAAGGGACTCGAAGGGTATTACCATTTCATCCTTGTCGTCCTTATTGGTCTGTGTATCCTATCCACAATCGCTGGCGCCCTCCTGCCAACCAGTTTTCCAGTGGATTTATGCAGTGGAATTGCCATAGCTCTTCAAGGCCTTTGGTTCTATCAAACGGCATTCACCCTTTACGGCTCGATGATGCCAGAGGGTTGTCGCCTTCGAGAAAGCGAAATAATATGTCATTCGACAGAACACGAAGTTCGCGGTGAGCTACTTGCTAACTTCCAGCTATTCGTGTTGGTCTTTGGAgttcttgtttttgtttcaGGGGCGTGTATCTATAACGAGCAACGATTTCGTCACTCTAATCTCACGAATGCAGAAGAATGA